One Phaseolus vulgaris cultivar G19833 chromosome 4, P. vulgaris v2.0, whole genome shotgun sequence DNA window includes the following coding sequences:
- the LOC137838069 gene encoding uncharacterized protein isoform X2 yields MLDGLLGRGFSPKCKSLIKLTKNRIDVIRRKRKATEKFLAKDIADLLANGLDVNAYGRAEGLFVELTLSSCYDFVELSCDFVLKHLSVLQKVSGCPEDLRETISSLMFAAARFSDLPELRELRQIFQDRYESSLECYVNQEFAINLNSKSATLEEKVQLMHDIASEFSIKWDSKAFELRMSKSSGSVQNGKEALSKGDKNNLRSKSKLPNSGNGLKPLSSYDEVNLKRDSHGSSLPGKEELTSKMSDRGGYWKEGSMLKPIGCSSKDTKEKQIEGGSNLHDSWGNARHVKESQDTSTAGKSPVHARFISKNNVNEPYINHGGILDVDNSERKCQKDETPQVKPSFYNDIPPAYTREEQFERGSNQHGWGSARRVKENHDTVTARKPSGHAGSRSKNNTNEPFAVNGGGLPVDNSETKPQKEETPRVKAFHNNAIPPPYVKPNSKLKNRTHGTDSVSSNIDSDGIPAYPSVREKLEATPTMHRIQSGLDDSERDLQAIRHAARPSKQGHEKEPFVQEDATEVVVLKQKSTRRKHSKSRSSIYDDASSEDTEVVRKQRNRRREEQKRGLQILFDDERHKNDEEERIIDRLLIHYSKKPSINVPEKARRKSRSRHAHQIDKDGSREGPDETPEMVARPPRSVSLPRDETEVVEVKKVFARAVSFQPERSNEARHVHPKLPDCDDLAARIAALRGT; encoded by the exons ATGTTGGATGGCCTGCTCGGTCGAGGATTCTCCCCGAAATG CAAATCCTTGATCAAATTGACGAAGAATCGGATCGATGTGATAAGGCGGAAGAGGAAGGCGACGGAGAAGTTTCTGGCGAAGGACATCGCTGATCTGCTGGCGAATGGTTTGGATGTCAATGCTTATGGAAGG GCTGAAGGACTCTTTGTTGAGTTGACTCTATCGTCTTGTTATGATTTTGTTGAACTATCTTGTGACTTTGTGTTGAAGCACCTCTCAGTGCTGCAGAAAGTGAG TGGATGCCCGGAGGACCTCAGGGAGACTATATCATCTCTTATGTTTGCTGCAGCTCGATTTTCTGATCTGCCAGAGTTACGTGAACTTCGTCAAATATTTCAGGATAGATATGAAAGTTCCCTAGAATGTTATGTCAATCAAGAG TTTGCTATAAATTTGAATTCAAAGTCTGCTACATTGGAGGAGAAGGTTCAGTTGATGCATGATATTGCTTCAGAGTTCTCAATAAAATGGGATTCCAAAGCTTTTGAACTGAGAATGTCAAAATCCTCCGGTTCTGTACAG AATGGAAAGGAGGCTCTCTCAAAAGGAGATAAAAATAATCTTCGTTCTAAATCTAAACTTCCAAATTCTGGAAATGGATTAAAGCCACTAAGCAGTTATGATGAAGTCAATTTGAAAAGGGATAGCCATGGCAGTTCATTACCTGGAAAAGAAGAGCTTACTTCTAAAATGAGTGATAGAGGAGGGTATTGGAAAGAGGGTAGTATGCTAAAACCAATTGGATGTTCTTCCAAGGATACAAAAGAGAAACAAATCGAAGGTGGTTCGAATCTGCACGATAGTTGGGGGAATGCTAGGCATGTAAAAGAAAGCCAGGACACTTCCACTGCTGGGAAATCTCCTGTTCATGCTCGATTTATTTCAAAGAACAATGTGAATGAGCCATATATTAATCACGGTGGCATACTTGATGTTGATAATTCAGAGAGAAAATGCCAAAAGGATGAAACTCCTCAGGTAAAGCCCTCCTTCTATAATGACATCCCACCTGCTTATACAAGAGAGGAACAATTTGAACGTGGTTCCAATCAGCATGGTTGGGGGAGTGCTAGACGTGTAAAAGAAAACCACGACACTGTCACTGCTAGAAAACCTTCTGGTCATGCAGGATCTCGTTCCAAGAACAATACAAATGAGCCATTTGCTGTTAATGGTGGTGGTCTACCTGTTGATAACTCAGAGACAAAACCTCAAAAGGAAGAAACTCCCAGGGTAAAGGCCTTCCACAATAATGCCATCCCACCTCCTTATGTAAAACCTAATTCAAAACTGAAGAACCGCACGCATGGAACCGATTCAGTATCTTCAAATATTGACAGTGATGGCATCCCTGCTTACCCTTCTGTACGTGAAAAGCTTGAAGCTACTCCTACAATGCATAGGATCCAATCAGGTTTAGATGATTCTGAACGGGATTTGCAGGCCATTAGACATGCTGCAAGACCGAGTAAACAGGGTCATGAAAAAGAACCCTTTGTTCAGGAAGATGCTACTGAAGTTGTTGTactaaaacaaaaatctacGAGACGGAAGCACTCAAAATCAAGATCATCCATTTACGATGATGCCAGTAGCGAAGACACTGAAGTTGTGAGAAAACAAAGGAACAGGAGACGAGAGGAACAAAAACGTGGCCTGCAAATTCTGTTTGATGATGAACGGCATAAAAATGATGAAGAGGAAAGGATAATAGATAGATTACTGATCCATTACAGCAAAAAGCCATCCATCAATGTGCCTGAAAAAGCCAGAAGAAAGTCTCGAAGTCGCCATGCACATCAAATAGATAAGGATGGAAGCAGGGAGGGACCTGATGAGACACCAGAGATGGTTGCCCGTCCACCAAGATCAGTTTCACTTCCCCGCGATGAAACAGAAGTTGTGGAAGTTAAAAAGGTATTTGCTCGTGCTGTTTCCTTTCAGCCTGAGAGATCGAACGAAGCTCGGCATGTACATCCCAAGTTACCTGACTGTgatgatttagctgcaaggatTGCAGCCTTGAGAGGAACATAA
- the LOC137838069 gene encoding uncharacterized protein isoform X1 encodes MLDGLLGRGFSPKCKSLIKLTKNRIDVIRRKRKATEKFLAKDIADLLANGLDVNAYGRAEGLFVELTLSSCYDFVELSCDFVLKHLSVLQKVSGCPEDLRETISSLMFAAARFSDLPELRELRQIFQDRYESSLECYVNQEFAINLNSKSATLEEKVQLMHDIASEFSIKWDSKAFELRMSKSSGSVQDKIQNGKEALSKGDKNNLRSKSKLPNSGNGLKPLSSYDEVNLKRDSHGSSLPGKEELTSKMSDRGGYWKEGSMLKPIGCSSKDTKEKQIEGGSNLHDSWGNARHVKESQDTSTAGKSPVHARFISKNNVNEPYINHGGILDVDNSERKCQKDETPQVKPSFYNDIPPAYTREEQFERGSNQHGWGSARRVKENHDTVTARKPSGHAGSRSKNNTNEPFAVNGGGLPVDNSETKPQKEETPRVKAFHNNAIPPPYVKPNSKLKNRTHGTDSVSSNIDSDGIPAYPSVREKLEATPTMHRIQSGLDDSERDLQAIRHAARPSKQGHEKEPFVQEDATEVVVLKQKSTRRKHSKSRSSIYDDASSEDTEVVRKQRNRRREEQKRGLQILFDDERHKNDEEERIIDRLLIHYSKKPSINVPEKARRKSRSRHAHQIDKDGSREGPDETPEMVARPPRSVSLPRDETEVVEVKKVFARAVSFQPERSNEARHVHPKLPDCDDLAARIAALRGT; translated from the exons ATGTTGGATGGCCTGCTCGGTCGAGGATTCTCCCCGAAATG CAAATCCTTGATCAAATTGACGAAGAATCGGATCGATGTGATAAGGCGGAAGAGGAAGGCGACGGAGAAGTTTCTGGCGAAGGACATCGCTGATCTGCTGGCGAATGGTTTGGATGTCAATGCTTATGGAAGG GCTGAAGGACTCTTTGTTGAGTTGACTCTATCGTCTTGTTATGATTTTGTTGAACTATCTTGTGACTTTGTGTTGAAGCACCTCTCAGTGCTGCAGAAAGTGAG TGGATGCCCGGAGGACCTCAGGGAGACTATATCATCTCTTATGTTTGCTGCAGCTCGATTTTCTGATCTGCCAGAGTTACGTGAACTTCGTCAAATATTTCAGGATAGATATGAAAGTTCCCTAGAATGTTATGTCAATCAAGAG TTTGCTATAAATTTGAATTCAAAGTCTGCTACATTGGAGGAGAAGGTTCAGTTGATGCATGATATTGCTTCAGAGTTCTCAATAAAATGGGATTCCAAAGCTTTTGAACTGAGAATGTCAAAATCCTCCGGTTCTGTACAG GACAAAATTCAGAATGGAAAGGAGGCTCTCTCAAAAGGAGATAAAAATAATCTTCGTTCTAAATCTAAACTTCCAAATTCTGGAAATGGATTAAAGCCACTAAGCAGTTATGATGAAGTCAATTTGAAAAGGGATAGCCATGGCAGTTCATTACCTGGAAAAGAAGAGCTTACTTCTAAAATGAGTGATAGAGGAGGGTATTGGAAAGAGGGTAGTATGCTAAAACCAATTGGATGTTCTTCCAAGGATACAAAAGAGAAACAAATCGAAGGTGGTTCGAATCTGCACGATAGTTGGGGGAATGCTAGGCATGTAAAAGAAAGCCAGGACACTTCCACTGCTGGGAAATCTCCTGTTCATGCTCGATTTATTTCAAAGAACAATGTGAATGAGCCATATATTAATCACGGTGGCATACTTGATGTTGATAATTCAGAGAGAAAATGCCAAAAGGATGAAACTCCTCAGGTAAAGCCCTCCTTCTATAATGACATCCCACCTGCTTATACAAGAGAGGAACAATTTGAACGTGGTTCCAATCAGCATGGTTGGGGGAGTGCTAGACGTGTAAAAGAAAACCACGACACTGTCACTGCTAGAAAACCTTCTGGTCATGCAGGATCTCGTTCCAAGAACAATACAAATGAGCCATTTGCTGTTAATGGTGGTGGTCTACCTGTTGATAACTCAGAGACAAAACCTCAAAAGGAAGAAACTCCCAGGGTAAAGGCCTTCCACAATAATGCCATCCCACCTCCTTATGTAAAACCTAATTCAAAACTGAAGAACCGCACGCATGGAACCGATTCAGTATCTTCAAATATTGACAGTGATGGCATCCCTGCTTACCCTTCTGTACGTGAAAAGCTTGAAGCTACTCCTACAATGCATAGGATCCAATCAGGTTTAGATGATTCTGAACGGGATTTGCAGGCCATTAGACATGCTGCAAGACCGAGTAAACAGGGTCATGAAAAAGAACCCTTTGTTCAGGAAGATGCTACTGAAGTTGTTGTactaaaacaaaaatctacGAGACGGAAGCACTCAAAATCAAGATCATCCATTTACGATGATGCCAGTAGCGAAGACACTGAAGTTGTGAGAAAACAAAGGAACAGGAGACGAGAGGAACAAAAACGTGGCCTGCAAATTCTGTTTGATGATGAACGGCATAAAAATGATGAAGAGGAAAGGATAATAGATAGATTACTGATCCATTACAGCAAAAAGCCATCCATCAATGTGCCTGAAAAAGCCAGAAGAAAGTCTCGAAGTCGCCATGCACATCAAATAGATAAGGATGGAAGCAGGGAGGGACCTGATGAGACACCAGAGATGGTTGCCCGTCCACCAAGATCAGTTTCACTTCCCCGCGATGAAACAGAAGTTGTGGAAGTTAAAAAGGTATTTGCTCGTGCTGTTTCCTTTCAGCCTGAGAGATCGAACGAAGCTCGGCATGTACATCCCAAGTTACCTGACTGTgatgatttagctgcaaggatTGCAGCCTTGAGAGGAACATAA
- the LOC137838071 gene encoding kinesin-like protein KIN-13B, whose amino-acid sequence MPRSNSAVHHHRQSSDNFILDAHRSWLQSSTFAQEFGTRSSSLRKIGDDHVSSSGLLDLHSLDTELLPEMYGDHNEYFTNHTVRGQSYDGYESILSGNKHVQRTRGLPENNFLKSVPTEKERANNVAKIKVAVRKRPLNKKETAKREEDIISIDSNFLTVHERKLKVDLTEYVEKHEFVFDAVLNEDVSNDEVYAETVEPIVPLIFQRTKATCFAYGQTGSGKTYTMQPLPLKASQDILRLMHHTYWNQGFQLFVSFFEIYGGKLFDLLNDRKKLCMREDGKQQVCIVGLQEYRVSKVETIKEFIEKGNASRSTGTTGANEESSRSHAILQLCIKRSAGGTESKPARLVGKLSFIDLAGSERGADTTDNDKQTRIEGAEINKSLLALKECIRALDNDQGHIPFRGSKLTEVLRDSFVGNSRTVMISCISPSSGSCEHTLNTLRYADRVKSLSKGNHSRRDPLSSSNIRESTLLPGSSILAHDDTLEEEITYVSSDKNRFGWPKYPEREPSPPNNVDHVPSGKMGGNLAPSVYSDPPNGQRGSQNDRTANEHDYLGPIYEQDRTRKTNKRVDDDQLSAVDKKIESRVNVDASHFQTNHSDPDDNLNALLKEEEDLVTTHRRQVEETIDIVREEMNLLLEADQPGNQLDDYISKLNTILSQKATGIFQLQTRLAQFQRRLKEYNVFVSSGN is encoded by the exons ATGCCGCGATCCAATTCCGCCGTGCACCACCACCGGCAGAGCTCCGACAACTTCATCCTCGACGCTCACAGAAGCTGGTTACAGTCTTCGACTTTCGCGCAG GAGTTCGGGACTCGATCTTCGAGCTTGAGGAAAATCGGCGATGATCATGTTTCGAGCAGTGGCTTGCTTGATCTGCATTCCTTAGATACCGAGCTTTTACCCGAG ATGTATGGTGATCACAATGAATACTTCACTAATCACACTGTTCGGGGACAAAGTTATGATGGCTATGAGTCAATCCTCTCTGGTAACAAACACGTACAAAGGACTCGGGGATTGCCTGAGAACAATTTTCTGAAAAGTGTCCCAACTGAAAAAGAGAGAGCAAACAATGTTGCCAAGATTAAAGTTGCG GTTCGGAAGAGACCCCTTAATAAGAAGGAAACAGCAAAGAGAGAGGAAGACATTATTTCTATAGATTCAAACTTTCTCACAGTCCATGAAAGAAAACTCAAG GTGGACTTAACAGAATATGTTGAGAAACATGAATTTGTCTTTGATGCTGTGCTGAATGAAGATGTTTCAAATGATGAA GTATATGCTGAGACTGTGGAGCCTATTGTTCCACTGATTTTCCAACGAACAAAAGCAACTTGCTTTGCATATGGTCAAACTG GCAGTGGGAAGACATATACTATGCAACCATTGCCTCTCAAAGCTTCCCAAGATATTTTAAGATTAATGCACCACACCTACTGGAACCAAGGTTTCCAATTGTTTGTTAGCTTCTTTGAAATATACGGGGGAAAACTTTTTGATCTCCTCAATGATAGAAA AAAACTTTGCATGAGGGAGGATGGGAAACAACAGGTTTGCATTGTTGGCTTGCAAGAGTATAGAGTATCTAAAGTAGAGACAATCAAGGAATTTATCGAGAAAGGAAATGCCTCAAGAAGTACTGGCACAACTGGAGCAAATGAGGAATCCTCTCGATCACATGCTATACTTCAGCTTTGCATTAAGAGATCAGCTGGTGGGACTGAATCAAAGCCTGCTCGACTTGTGGGCAAACTATCTTTTATAGATCTGGCTGGAAGTGAACGAGGTGCAGATACTACAGACAATGACAAGCAGACTAG AATTGAAGGGGCCGAAATAAATAAAAGCTTACTTGCTCTGAAAGAATGCATTAGAGCTCTAGACAACGACCAAGGGCATATCCCTTTCAGAGGAAGTAAATTGACGGAAGTTTTGCGTGATTCTTTTGTTGGTAATTCGCGCACTGTAATGATATCATGCATTTCACCTAGCTCAGGTTCATGCGAGCATACTCTTAACACATTAAGATATGCTGACAG AGTGAAGAGCTTGTCAAAAGGGAACCACTCTAGAAGGGATCCTCTTTCTTCCTCAAACATTAGAGAGTCCACTCTGTTGCCTGGGTCCTCAATTTTAGCTCATGATGATACCTTGGAGGAAGAAATAACGTATGTCTCCAGTGACAAGAATCGATTTGGTTGGCCCAAATATCCAGAAAGAGAACCCTCTCCACCAAATAATGTGGACCATGTTCCAAGTGGTAAAATGGGGGGAAATTTGGCGCCATCTGTGTATTCTGACCCACCAAACGGTCAAAGAGGTAGTCAAAATGACAGAACTGCAAATGAACATGATTACCTAGGACCCATATATGAACAAGACAgaacaagaaaaacaaacaagCGAGTGGATGACGACCAGTTATCTGCTGTGGACAAGAAGATAGAATCTCGTGTTAATGTTGATGCATCGCATTTTCAGACTAATCATTCTGATCCGGATGATAATTTAAATGCCCTCCTGAAG GAAGAGGAAGATCTAGTAACAACTCATCGTAGACAGGTGGAGGAAACCATAGACATTGTCAGGGAG GAGATGAATTTACTTCTTGAGGCGGACCAACCAGGAAATCAATTGGATGATTATATTTCCAAATTGAATACCATTTTATCACAAAAGGCTACAGGAATCTTTCAATTGCAGACACGGTTGGCTCAGTTTCAGAGACGTTTAAAAGAGTATAATGTTTTCGTATCTTCTGGTAATTGA